From the genome of Mus pahari unplaced genomic scaffold, PAHARI_EIJ_v1.1 scaffold_10551_1, whole genome shotgun sequence:
TTAATTGGTACATGGGACAGacactttctctttcctgttctcaCTCTCACCATTAAGCActgtggagaagaaggaaggagaggagaatgaggaggagaaaagacaagaagaaggaggagaaggaggagaataagaggaggagggggaggaacagGAGGGAGGTGCAAACTGCAGTGTGAATTTTATAAGATTAGGATGAACCAAGGGAATACGAGATAAGTACTTGTATTAACACACTTAACACACTTTAAGAACATTACTTGAGTCgtgcatggtggcatatgctttaaTACCAGAAGTCTTGgggtcagagtcagagtcagagtcagagtcagagtcagagtcagagtcagagtcagagtcagaggcagaggcagaggcagaggcagagtcagaggcagagtcagaggcagaggcagaggcagaggcagaggcagaggcNNNNNNNNNNNNNNNNNNNNNNNNNNNNNNNNNNNNNNNNNNNNNNNNNNNNNNNNNNNNNNNNNNNNNNNNNNNNNNNNNNNNNNNNNNNNNNNNNNNNNNNNNNNNNNNNNNNNNNNNNNNNNNNNNNNNNNNNNNNNNNNNNNNNNNNNNNNNNNNNNNNNNNNNNNNNNNNNNNNNNNNNNNNNNNNNNNNNNNNNNNNNNNNNNNNNNNNNNNNNNNNNNNNNNNNNNNNNNNNNNNNNNNNNNNNNNNNNNNNNNNNNNNNNNNNNNNNNNNNNNNNNNNNNNNNNNNNNNNNNNNNNNNNNNNNNNNNNNNNNNNNNNNNNNNNNNNNNNNNNNNNNNNNNNNNNNNNNNNNNNNNNNNNNNNNNNNNNNNNNNNNNNNNNNNNNNNNNNNNNNNNNNNNNNNNNNNNNNNNNNNNNNNNNNNNNNNNNNNNNNNNNNNNNNNNNNNNNNNNNNNNNNNNNNNNNNNNNNNNNNNNNNNNNNNNNNNNNNNNNNNNNNNNNNNTTCCTCCTCACACTCCTGATCTAAGACAAATACCCAAAGCCTGCCATAGGGCTCTGCCTCCTAATACTAGGGCACCTCtgctgtagaccagtctgacacATTCAAGGCTAAGAGCAGGACAAGTTTACACTAAAGTTTCTGTCTTTGATCAAACTGATCAACACTAAATTAAAGAAAGACAACCTCTCAACGATCCTTAAAGACCCCAGTCTTAGAGAGAAATGACTTCCCAAGCCCCTTCTATAGCCTTCCCACCCAtgtgcctgctgtgtgtgtgtgtttcctcaccTCTAATAAAAGGCTCTCCTCACTGGCTGATTTTGCCTGCTATGCTCAAGacatttcctgccttttaattctttaaatggCAGAGAAATGAACCCTAAAGTATAGTAGCAAGACCACTTTATAACCAGCACACAAAACCTGTTGGAATCCAAGTAACCCATTTTTTACTAGTGAATTCAGCAAGATCAACATGAGAAAAAATAATGGGgttcttaaaaaattttaatttcagtgaAAATGCAGGCAACACATTATAAATTCTATAAACTCCATTCATTCATGAAAACTATGACATGGGAAATAAGTTAATTTCAATTAAGAAATCCAGTAGGCCTAAGAAGAACATTGCAAACCATTAGGACTAtctaaaatgaaatctaaaataATGAGTAGATACATACACACTAGACAGAAATGTTTATTACATGATTCACACTcttccaaataaatatatatgttattaaCGCTTCAATCAAATTTCCAGCATGATTGTAGAAGTGCAACCTGAtagtaaaatttatataaaacattcagGAGCAGTTGATGAAATTCTGAAGAAAAGATTAATTCATGGAAGTGAATTTACCCTAAATAAAAATGGGAGtgctgtcctctgaggggctctgccTAGCATCAGACTGAAAGGGATACTGATACCCGCAGCCAACCTTTGGATGGAGGTTAGGAACaaatatggaagagttgggggaaggattgaaggcctcAAAGCGGATACaaaccccacagaaagaccaacagagccaactaacccagacccctgggaactctctgagtctgagccaccaaacaaagaacattcATAGGCTGGAATGAGCCCCTCCTGGCCCCCAGGAGAAGACAGGCAGCTCAGTCATCATGGCTACCTTggtctcagtggtagaggatgagcctaatctggcagagacttgatgtgtcataGTGGTGCATACCCAGGGTAGGTACCACACTCTCAGAGGAGATCTGGGGAAGAGACCAGAGTGATCAGGGAGGGAACATGtcagggagggactgggaggtggAACTGTGTTTGAGAtgtaaattaactaattaattaaaaaggaaatgttgTAACTATTATGAAACTGGGATGTGAACAAAGGAAGGGAGACACAGTTGGCAATGTGCTGGCTGACAGGGTTTAAGGACTTAGTTTTCATCCTAGAATCCACATAAATAGTAAGAACAAGTAttctctgtaatcccagttgtAGAAGCAAGAACAGACAGTTCTTCAGGGGTCACTGGTCAGGCAGCCTAACTTAACCTGAtcatcaagttccaggccagtcagagagGTTGACTCAGAATCCAAGTTGTATGGCCCCCTAAAACTGAAAACTGAGATTGTTAGATTGTCTCCTATCTAGCAcaagcatatgtatatacacacacacacacacacatgaacaggcaCTACATAGTCATACAAAGTACTAGAAAGCAAGTCAACAActttggtagtttgaataggaatggctcccaaAGTCTCATGAGTTTAAATGAGTGCccctaggaagtggcactattagggggtgtggccttgatagagTATGTGTGGTCTTCTTGGTGGAAATGTGTCACTGAatgggtaggctttgaggtctcaaataCTCAAGCTATGCCGGGTGTGACACAGTCTCTTGCTGTCTGCAGATTAGGATATAGAACACTCAGCCTCTGGTACCTGCTTCATGCCATGaagatagtggactaaacctctgaaattataagccagtcccaatgaaattttttttggtttttcgagtcagggtttctctgtatagccctggctgtcttggaccttactctgtagaccaggctgccctcgaactcagaaatccacctgcctccgcctcccaagtgctgggtttaaaggcatgtgccaccatggcccagctctttttctggtgtgtgtgtgtgtgtgtgtgtgtgtgtgtgtgtgtgtgttttctttttgtcttctttttttttataagagttgccatagtcatggtgtttcagcacagcaatCAAAACCTAACTTACACTGCCAATTTTACTGTATCATAAGCCTACAGAGATGGGTAAAAGGATTGAGGGATTGTCCAGTAGActccaacacccccccccaacacacacatatggatacaACTAGAAataattatcctgagtgaggcaatccagactcagaaagataaacacGATATGCCACTTATAAGCAGATGCTAGTTGTAAAGTAAAAGGTAATCATACTTCAATCCACAGATACAGACAGGCTAAGTAACAGGGTGGGCTCTGGGAGATGTTTGAATCatcctgggaagagaaaacagaatagattttgcaggtgtactcagggagggaggagatggaaacaggagggatgaggtcaggaagggaggaaaggagggagagaatatgGGGCAAGATGACTGGAATAGGAGACATGTAGGGGGTGATGTGGAAGCTCCTGTTATCTATGAGGATGACCTTtgtgaggactcctagtaatggaggatatggaacCATCCTCTATAACCAgacaaggcttccagtggtgggattgggacaccaacccatccacaaaacctttgacccacacCTGTCCTACCAGCAAGATGTATGAAGGCAATGGTGACTCAGATTTTGTGGgagtggtcaaccaatgactggtctaatttGGAGCCCAAGCCATGAGAGGGAGTCTATGCCCCCatactgcctggatggccaggaacgagaagccagatggctcagagacctatgtagaaccaaacatgactaactgaggaggaaaaggtCAATGATATCCTGCTACACTCATAGGACCAGTGCCCAGCCCAGTCTTCATCAGTGAGGCTTTCTCCAGCAGctatgggagcagatgcagagacccacagccaaacaataggcagagctggggaaaccttgaagaagagtgggaggaagggtTGTAGGATCCAGGGGTCAAGGACATCAGGAGAATGTAGCCCACAGAATCAATAAAGCATGACCCATAGgagttcacagagactaaagAGACAATCATGGAGCCTGCTGGATCTGTGGTAGGTCCTCTGCATGCATGCTGTGCTTGTTTAGCTCAGGGTGTGTGGggtcctaacagtgggaacaggtatgtctttgactcttttgcctgctcttggaacccTTCTCCTCCTTACTGGGTTGTGTTACCCAGCCTTTATATGAGGGTTTGTGGCTAGTCTTACTGAATCTTGTtgtgccatgttcagttgatatcactAGGGGGAGGGCTActttttttctgaagtgaaatGGATCTGAAGGAAAGGGGAAGCTGTGGGAGActgggagaagctgggggaagggagtcTATGATCAGGATGTTTtgaatgagagaagaataaatcatAGAATAAAAGGTAAATACATACTTGATAAAATTATACAATAGATTACTGGAATAAACGGAAATTTTAGACTCTCCAATAAATGGTGTCCATTGTAATTTCTTATTTGTATAAAGCAAATTAAGTAAAAGTGGATTTGAGAATTTTGGACAGTATTTCCTGATAATATTCCTCACTTTCTGATCTATCTCCCTTCCCTCTGTACCTGTCTTagtgttctctttttttccatccATTGGATTCAAATTTGTGATGCATATCTATATATTCTTGGATATGTGGACTTCCACTGGCTTATAGCAGGCTTAGCAGGGTctatactcttaaagaaaactgactttctccCAGTAGCTGTCATAAtaatagctccttagctaggggTGGTACTTCATTTTCATCTCACCTTTCCAtgccaggattttttttcttttttagcatgtgcttgtgcatgctaACACAACTTCATACCTCACTTTCCTGGCTTGTAATACCTGCAGCTGCCATGCTGTGTTTAGAGGATTTTTCCCTTGCATTTATTCTGTCTCCGAAAGTATTCACCTTTGACTcttattgtttttccttcctccctgacaCAACAAGTTCAGTGCCTTGGGAGGCAAGCATGTGATTTATATTTCCAATTCAGGATTTCATATTCTACAGTCAAGCCTGTACAGACAGGAACCACCTTTCCTACTTGCTAGCTTCCATACAGCTTGAAGGTGTTATCCATACTATCAGAGGGGGATAAAGGTCaatcttacccagctgtgaagcCTATAAACTATGAGAACCCCTGGCCTGGTAAGACATACCCACTGGTGCAGTAGTAGTACAAATGTCTAGGAAGTAACCAACTACTTCTGACTTGACTTAAGTCCCGCTGTACAAGATTAAATCCACACACTTGGATTCATTTTAGAGCCTAGAACCTGGGGGTTCATGCATCATAGACCCCAGGAGAGAACCCACTATTATTATGCTGCTAAGGAACACAGTGTTAAGCCAGCTGTTACTGATTTATCtttagatatagatagatacagatagatatagttataaatatagatatagattaaagcacccctcatccctcatcagagaagcttcttttcaTAGTAGAAGTTATTTAACACAGATCCCCACAACTTGCCTGAGTATAGAGAACAAGAGACTGAAATGCAATGTTATTCTTAAAAGAGTCCATTTAGGGAAGAATCCAAGTTTTAAAtacaaagttataaaaataatagagaCTGTGTGAGAAATACCCCTATTACACTAGAAATGGATTTCTTAAGCATGGCACAAAGTAACAGAATCTGCaaaagaaatgactgaaaaatATAACCAATCTAAAGGTTCTATACAGTACTAGTCTCCACAAAGTATAAAGAAAACCCAGAGATACTTAATCAATAATGGGCTACAAAATAAGGATACTCACATATAAGGAAGCCATAGGATGGCCAATGGTAACCAAGTGAGGGGTATACATAGGCAAAAAAGCAGAATAGAAAACAAGACCAACTCATGTCTCAGAAGGGGTTAGAAATTAGAATATTGCAGTGACATTTTTGTCTTGAAGAACTCACCAATACCCACAGGTGAAAGACTCACCAACTCATCCAGGGGGCGTAGATTTTTATCCATAGCAACAACCCGAaatttaactggaaaaaaaagagagagtgaatTTACTAGTGAATTTACTAGGCCTTCTTGCCATGTTCAGGATGGTGACTTAATTCCTTTGCCCACTGTGGAGCTTCATACCTGACTGTCCTGGTTTGTACACGGGCTTATCTGTCTGGACAAAGACAacactttctttgttcttcaaaaGCACCACAAGTCTTTCACTGAACTGACGTGTTGGCCCTTTGATGTTGACATAGATAAAGTCCTCTATATCAGAAGAGTAGAGTCTAGGAATCTGTGAACAACAGGGACAAGAGACCCTTCACCATCTGACTCTCTGCACTTCTTAGTTTACCTCACTaacctctccttccacctcacaGGAAAGAGGTGGAGGGTCCATCAGTTTCTGTTTAAGGATTACATGGATGAAAAAACAGTGTCAGGGAAAaactaatgaaaagaaaacacaacatttTGTGTAATTCAATGTGAGTTTATGTGGGTAACAAAAACACAGTGATTTTTATAGAGTAAATAGAATCTTGATTGAAAATTATCTATAACAAATGAAAGAACATGAGCTCTAACTCTGAAACTGAGGTAGAGAGAAAGGTAATGTATTAATGGTGATAGGAATTATGTCTTGAGGATAGGTCCCAAAGAAGAGGAAACACAGCACTTTTTCAGGATATCAGGATTACGCATAGGAGATGTGGTCCTAATCAACTGGAGTGCACTAGTAGGAAGTACTATGAATTGgcaaaccctttctttctctgggcAGATGCCTTTTTGAGGGAATTCAATGGAAAATCAGTGCATGCACAAGTATTCTCTCATCTCATTTTGGGGTGGGATGATCTATGCTATTTGTTTATTGGGTAAATGTTCTAAATTACTATTGTTTTGAGTTCACTGATATGCTTCTAGATTAACctgttttagaaatatatatggatattaaaTATACATACTCACAATATGttcatagatataaaataaatcaggaCAGGTATATAGTACTCACAATGAAGGAAACACATTGGAACAAGTCCTTGTCAACCACAAGATTATCGAAAAGGTTTCTCAGTTTCCCAGGATATAACATATATACTGTGACGGTCACTGTCTCATTCAGATGGTATAGATGGAGGCAGATTTTCTCAGGGGTCTCAGTGTAGAGTTGAGAAGGGACCAGCACCATATACTTCCTGGAAAGGAAGGAGATCCGGCCAGCTGATGACAGAGCTCATTGTCTATAACTGGAGTTTCATCACAACAACCATTACCATTCATGTTTCAACAGCCTGAGATGGCAGGTTGACAGTGTGGCAGATGTCACAGCTTGCCACACAGTAGAGTTGACAGACAATTATCAGCTCATCAAATGATCACCTTCAGCAGTGATACCTGCTGTGGCAAGTTGAAATGGcattggagctgagacagaaggaaggaccatccagagactaaaTCGCACCCctcaactccctccctccccggatccatcccatatacaaccaccaaacccagacactattgcatatgcgagcaagattttgctgacaggagcctgatataactgtctcttgtgaggctatgccaatgcctggcaaatacagaagtggatgctcacagtcatctattggaaggaACATAGGACcgctaatgaaggagctagagaacataGGACcgctaatgaaggagctagagaaagtacccaaggagctaaacgggtctgcaaccctataggaggaacagcaatatgaactaaccagcaccctccaagagctgtgcctctagttgcatatatagcagaggatggcctagttggccatcaataggaggagaggaccttggtattgccaagatcatatgccccagaacaggggaataccagggccaggaagcaggagtgggtgggttggggagcagggtggggggagggcatagggggttttggggatagcatttgaaatgtaaatgaagaaaatatctaataaaaaagaaaaagaaatggcatcCACCCCCTTCACTAAGCAACCAGAGTTCAAGatctaagtttttatttttttaatgagaatatgagagaaataattattcttttcataaaaattattatgttttcattaccaatttaattctttttaaaaacttatttattctatgtatctGAGTACATAGAAGTACAACAGAACAGGGCATCACATCagattacaggtggttgtgagtcacattgtagttggtgggaattgaactcaggacctctggaagaggagtcagtgctcttaacctgaatcatctctccaactACTCCTCcccatttcatttcaaatttattgATAAATTTTTTGCATGTGAGTACAATATTGTTCTCTCCTGaaacaacagaagagggcatcacatcctattacagatggttttgagccaccatacggttgctgggaattgaactcaggacctctggaagaacagtcagtgctcttaaccactgagccatcgctctatcacccatttttaattcttaaaaaattaactcaCCCTGTTATTACTTTTGGGTACTCTTCAACATAAGATTTATAATGTGACTGTGAAATTTAAACTTGCATAATTCACCTATGTTatacttgagaaaatgccaaaGGTTAGGAATcgttctcttctttttcctagaATTAGAGATTTTTGTCCCCCCAAATCTAGCCTGTCACTGCTATATCACAGTAGGTAAAAATATCActagcttgctttttatttttaccaccttaaatatatttttcttaacacAGATAAAAAAGTCAATCAACAGTATAATCCTAATTATATGGTTATTTTTGACATCAAGTAAGTTCTCCTGGTTGTTTAATCCAAGGTCTGTGATCTTaacaaatgtattattttagGACACAAATAGCCACAGAGTTCTGTTGTGCCTGAAGTCTTATCTGTCTCAAAGTTGCACCATAGGCTACACATTTCCAACCAAGAATGTTAACactttaaatgcttatttttcaaAGAGATTAAATAGTTTAAACACCCAAGAATATCCTTGACCATTGGGAATTGAGATACTACTGGTTCAGTAATGAGGTGAACACTATTCTAAATCATACCATACCTTAGTTTAGTAACAGTGATTGCTTTAGAGATGGGAAAACGATTATCCAGAATCAAGTAATACTAAAGTTGGAGCACATATAAACAATTATTTGCTAGTTGTAAAGCAAAAAGAATTTAGGGAGATTTTCAGGGGAAGGGACTGTGAAAGGGAAATGGATAGTTTTTTGATTGGAGAAGGGAAGATATAAAGAGGGCTTTGGTGGTACTCACAGGTGTTCATTGAGtgaggaagcagaaggcaggaaggcaagAAGAACTGAGAAAAGACAGAGCTGAGCCCGTCTGTCCTTCCACATGGTGTGGTAAGAAGGACAGGAAGATAGGAATTATGGTGTCCCTCTCCTTAACACTGTTTCCAGAGTCCTCCAATCCACAGCAGCTTATATATGAGTCCTCTATGCAAATAGGATGCTCTGCCCAAAGGGTTTAAATAGGAAAATAGAGTATTTGCTCTCTGTTAATGTCACTGTGTTCAGTGGTGGCCTGAGCACAAGTCAAATAAATTACAACAGTCACAGGAAAGGTGCCAGAGGAGCTGTGGCTGGTGTTGGTAAAGGGACAAGGCCACAGAATTTGCTTAGTCTGAACTAGAGCAGACTTTCTCAGTCTTAATTACCAGTAAATCTTTGCAGTACGTGGCTATTACCTGACTGTGTGCCACCTAACTGCTGCTACTCACTTAGAAACTAGTAGCACTCTCTGGGATGtgacttctccatttctttccttcctcatttgaGTGTCACCAGAGTAGTCCAGGTTGGAAATTTTAAGTTGTATCTCTGATCATTCAAGTATCTACTTTTATGGGTCTTGTGTATAAAAAGGGGACTAAGGATACTGGGTAAGCTAAAAAACTCACCTAGTACAAGTTACTGTGCCTAATTCTTTGTTAGAACAGAAGTCTACAAGTCTCATCTAGAAGCATGTTTCTGTCTCTACAGTTTACTAGGAGGCCCAGTATAACTGTGCCACTAAAGCTGATTGCTACAAATGTTGAGGGATCAGTATTTGGGATGCtgcttggatcctctggaaggaTATTAAGGTATGAGTTGGGAACCACATTAGAATTTCTAGTCTAGATCATAGGGATGTTTACTTTTGCAAAGATTCGGTGGTATTTGTTTGAAAGGGAGGCATAGAATAAGCTGAATCAATTATAATGTAGAGGCATTGAGTGAAGAGAGAGGACATGCTAGCAGGGGTGTGATGTAAGCATGGAaatgatgaaaaagaaagaaaacttatgcctggcatggtggtgcacccctttagccccaaaactcaggaggcagaggcagccatatctctgtgagtcagaggacaacctggtctacaaagtcagttcagGGCACTCAAGGCTTGCACAGAGAAAAATgctggtttgaaaaaaaaacaactaaaatttatgtatttcattGATGGACTTTTGAACCTCAATTAATCAAAGTAGACTAGTGCTAGATGTAGGCTTCTTGGTTCACTCATGTTCAACTTTAGGttaggttctctaagatggaacCTGAACCAAGATGGAGTTGGTCTGGCCTTTCACACTGACCATGTGAGTCAGAGTCACCCAGGTGTGGGAGAAACAGAACATGCATTaagatttattatacattttaatgcTTCAAATCATGTTTGAGGATCCTAatatttacaaaaaacaaaaacaacagtggGAAATACACAAGGGAGTTttgtattttaacttaaaaatatctgTGATTAGAAACTAAgaaaggcaataacatttgaaatgtaaataaacaaaatgtctaAGTAAAAATATTGGTTATGTCTAAGGTATGTGGATCAAGAGATACATGTTCCctcaatatattaaaaaaaaaacaaacaaaaactatcagaaaatagaatattttgtGTGATGgtgaatattatatttaaaagtttacaATTACTATGTTTAAGAGAAATATAAACCAAAATGCCTTTAACCCATGAGCTCttcttgcccaaggacagatgacttccaggaatgctgggattaatctTAAAATTACCTCATTTGCTTATGTAAGAGAACAAACCATGTGTTTTCACCCATGTAAACAAGTTTGCTTGCCACTGAAGGCATGAAATATGTGTGCTTTTCTGCATGTAGGCCAGATGTGTGGCTGGTTGCACTTAAGCAGGAAGAACATAGCCTTGTGAGTGTTGCCTTTATAAAATTCTTACTAATGTACCTCAGAGCTCCATCTTGAGAGTTCTCTCAGGTTCAGTCCTGGTGTCATGGTTATCTGGTGTTGGTGAAAACTATCATTTCAGAAAGATGGAATGCTaattaatgtttttctctttttcctctatttCATGTCTCCCAGCTATGTGagatgagtatatgtgtgtgtgtgtgtgtgtgtgtgtatgtatgtatgtatatatgtatgtNTGTNtgtatgtgtgtgtgtttctgggtacAGGtgtatgagtttgtatgtgtggttTATATCACTTGCATGTGTTTATTCATATGTGACTAGGTCAGAGGTCTTGTGTCATTTTTACCTTGCTTACTGAGACACTTTCCTTCATGCTGaaagttgcacacacacacacacatacacacacacatagcaagaTCCTTGAATATTCACATTTACATCTGTTATGAGATTACTTTTAGTTCAGATAAATTTCAACACATGATAGTGATGGTGTTTCATGTTCATGTTGGGTTCAGCATGGAATCTTAAGATAATGCCACACACAAAGTGGTCAACAATAAGCACATAAGGAGGCCAAGGGAAGAGGCCCATGGTCagccagaaaaaaatgaaattttgtctttttctgagaTGTAAAATGGCTTTAGCATTGCTCATCTACAACATGCCAGATCCAGAGATAAGGTGAGCCTGTGCAGAGCCCTGGATATGTAGCTGGATCCTCAGCAAAAAGGAGAGGCTTTCGGTCTCATGCCAGGGCCTTCTGCAATGTAACAGAGCAGGCTATGGTCCGAGTTCACCATGTAAGTGTATAAAAGTGTCACGGGAAAACTCTTTACCCATTGTAAATAAGAAAACGAAACCAAAGGGAAACATGGAAGACTCAAACTGTTGAAAAAGgaacaattaagaaaatttaaGACACAAGCAGAAATCAATGTTTCAAGCCAAAGAATGGAGTGTGTGactcaaaaggaaaaacagaacacaaaatcCAAACCAACAAGAGGAAAGCTGCCCATATCAAGGTCCAAGTGATTA
Proteins encoded in this window:
- the LOC115063343 gene encoding murinoglobulin-2-like; its protein translation is MWKDRRAQLCLFSVLLAFLPSASSLNEHLKYMVLVPSQLYTETPEKICLHLYHLNETVTVTVYMLYPGKLRNLFDNLVVDKDLFQCVSFIIPRLYSSDIEDFIYVNIKGPTRQFSERLVVLLKNKESVVFVQTDKPVYKPGQSVKFRVVAMDKNLRPLDELFPLAYIEDPKKNRIMQWWDIKTENGLKQMSFSLASEPILGTYKIVVHKQSRLKEEHSFTVMEFVLPRFNVDLKVPNAISVNDEILNVTACGKYTYGKPVPGHVKISICHETETGCKEVNSQ